CTCGATCTCATTTTTGGGGAGCAAGAAAGAGAACAAGCGCACCACTGGCGATGGCTTGGGTCGCGCCCCGGCGAAGCCGCTTAAACCCGGAGGCCCCGACAAATACGCGCCCGCCAATTCTTTCAGGAACACGCCAATACCTTTGGCGTCGGGATGTTTGACCGCAAGTTTGAGATCAACCTCTCTCGGATGTTGGATTTTTTTCGCGGCCCCGAAGTGACTCTCTGCCCCAATAACCTCTACGCATGCTTCGGTGAGCTCGGGCAAGCCTTTTTGTGCAAGACTTTGACGCGTGCGCTTGAGCACATTCTTCGCGAAGTGCTCGGCTTTGGTGTCGGCAGCCCGCCCGTAGAAAGTTGTTATCTGCCCACTGCGAAAACCGTCGGTATAGGTGGCGCTGACTTTGTACTGCTCGGGACGACCATGCCCACGTGCGCCATAGACTTTCACGCGGTTCTTTTCTAATTCTTCAATTTTTACTTCGGAAAAATCACACACCACATCTGGAAGCACATAGGCTTGTGGATCACCGATCTCATACAACATTTGTTCGGCTACCGCTCCAACGCTGACCACACCACCTGTTCCCTCGGGCTTGGTGGTGATAAAAGAGCCGTCTACAGAGATCTCGGCAATCGGGTAACCGGCATCGCACAAAGTATCAACGACCATTTCCCAGTCTGTAAAATTTCCACCGGTCACCTGGGTGCCACATTCCAGGATGTGTCCGGCGAGTGATCCCTGTGCGAGTTTGTCAAAATCATTTTCACCCCAACCAAACTCGTGTATACAGGCGCCCAATGTCACGGCACTGTCCACGCAGCGTCCGGTGATCACAATGTCGGCCCCGGCATCCAGGGCTTTGGCGATGGGGAATGCACCGAGGTAGGCGTTGATACTGACAATGGAATTCTCATCCGGAAAAGATTGATCCGAATACATCTCTCGAATACCGGCCGAAGCGAACGCAGTTTTTTTCTCGAGCAGATCATCACCGAGTACCACCGCGACTTTGAGATCCAGGTTTTCGGTCGCAATGAGTTTTTCCACTTCGCGGGCACAGGCTTGCGGGTTGACCCCGCCGGCGTTGGCGATCACTTTCACCCCTTGTGAGGCGATCTCGACAAGGTTTGGTTTTAATGTGGAATACACAAAATCGGTGGCGTAGCCTTTGCTGTTATCCGCCGCCCGGGCTCTGGCCATGATCGACATGGTAATCTCGGCCAGATAGTCATAGACCAGATAGTCGAGGGTGCCGCTAGCCAATAGCTGTGGCGTGGCACTTGACGCATCGCCCCAATATCCACTGGCTCCCCCGATCTTTATGACTGATTTCGACATATTCCGCGTAATTCTCTCAAACGATAAAAAATAGTAACCCTATGTTTTTATTACATAAAATTAAAAAATAAGACTTGATTTATTGAATTGTTATGTAATACTACAATATTATTAAGTATCACTCAATATCGAATTATGCCGTCTGAAGCTAAAACCACCCCGCGCGACCGCCTCGAACAACGAGAACACGACATTCTCTCTGCGGCCAGTGAACTGTTTGCCGAGTTTGGCTTTAATGCCACCTCGACCAAAAAGATCGCCGCCAAAGCCGGAGTGTCGGAAGGTACCGTGTTTCATTATTTTTCCAATAAACAGGAATTGTTGACGGAGATCATCGGCAAAATGTATGCCGACCTGACTCATGACACCAACGAAAAGATTCAAAACATTCTAGACACTAAAGCGCGTTTATTTTTTCTGGCCGAAAATCACGTAAAACATACAGCAGCTAGCAATGCCCTGCTGTTACGTCTGGTTTATGTGTACATTAATCTGGACATGCATATTTTTGAACACCTGGAAAAAACCGATCTGTACGCATTCAATCATCGCTACACCAAGATCTT
The DNA window shown above is from Gammaproteobacteria bacterium and carries:
- a CDS encoding DUF1446 domain-containing protein; this encodes MSKSVIKIGGASGYWGDASSATPQLLASGTLDYLVYDYLAEITMSIMARARAADNSKGYATDFVYSTLKPNLVEIASQGVKVIANAGGVNPQACAREVEKLIATENLDLKVAVVLGDDLLEKKTAFASAGIREMYSDQSFPDENSIVSINAYLGAFPIAKALDAGADIVITGRCVDSAVTLGACIHEFGWGENDFDKLAQGSLAGHILECGTQVTGGNFTDWEMVVDTLCDAGYPIAEISVDGSFITTKPEGTGGVVSVGAVAEQMLYEIGDPQAYVLPDVVCDFSEVKIEELEKNRVKVYGARGHGRPEQYKVSATYTDGFRSGQITTFYGRAADTKAEHFAKNVLKRTRQSLAQKGLPELTEACVEVIGAESHFGAAKKIQHPREVDLKLAVKHPDAKGIGVFLKELAGAYLSGPPGLSGFAGARPKPSPVVRLFSFLLPKNEIEHSVEIAGKSISLKPANLDTRAGKIFTPHKLPSANLPEEIIEVSLESLAWGRSGDKGNKANIGIIARHADFLPYIAQSLSVEYVASYFSHFIDANRQVPVERFYLPGTHALNFLLHDVLGGGGMASLRSDPQGKGYAQLLLSEKVAIPKSLADQHDITVISR
- a CDS encoding TetR/AcrR family transcriptional regulator, with amino-acid sequence MPSEAKTTPRDRLEQREHDILSAASELFAEFGFNATSTKKIAAKAGVSEGTVFHYFSNKQELLTEIIGKMYADLTHDTNEKIQNILDTKARLFFLAENHVKHTAASNALLLRLVYVYINLDMHIFEHLEKTDLYAFNHRYTKIFDAVIKDGMHRGDLKPDINLSAVRDLFYGGLEYGIRTMMLGHKKGLHENHVHAIVAPVWESIRLKKDITQASSLDQRLELAVQRLEDLAKNLPQA